A window of Cohnella herbarum contains these coding sequences:
- a CDS encoding BrxA/BrxB family bacilliredoxin, protein MSMSFERYMLDMVQPMRDDLTRLGIQELRTPEEVEAKLPKAAGTALVVINSVCGCAAGQCRPGVADALHHDVLPDHLFTVFAGQDKEATAKAREYFLPYPPSSPSIALLKDGELVHFIERHQIENRSAGDIAADLTAAFDRHCR, encoded by the coding sequence ATGTCGATGTCTTTCGAAAGATATATGTTGGATATGGTTCAACCGATGCGCGATGATTTGACTCGGCTCGGCATTCAAGAATTAAGAACGCCCGAAGAAGTGGAAGCGAAGCTTCCTAAGGCAGCGGGTACCGCATTAGTCGTAATTAACTCCGTTTGCGGATGCGCTGCAGGACAGTGCCGTCCCGGCGTAGCGGACGCGTTGCATCATGACGTGCTCCCGGACCACCTGTTTACGGTATTTGCAGGTCAAGACAAGGAAGCAACGGCGAAAGCGCGCGAGTACTTCCTGCCTTATCCGCCTTCTTCCCCATCCATTGCCCTCTTGAAGGACGGAGAACTCGTTCATTTTATCGAAAGGCACCAAATCGAGAACCGCAGCGCTGGAGACATCGCCGCAGATCTTACGGCCGCCTTCGACCGTCATTGCCGGTAA
- the nadE gene encoding ammonia-dependent NAD(+) synthetase yields the protein MTIQQEIIAKLGVKPTIDVDQEIERRVNFLKDYVKQAGATGLLIAISGGVDSAVAVGLCKRATDELSRETGKEYMTLGVFQPYGEQEDIHHSYEVAEAFNLKHKVETNIEEAVDEIALETEYAFKALEIHRHISRGGKGNVKARTRMVVQYALAFDLNLLVVGTDHASEALTGFFTKWGDGAVDITPLSSLNKRQVRELARRLGVPASVVDKAPTAGLWQGQTDEDELGVTYEDNSSYLEGKEIDPKAREILEKHYLRTQHKRQHIPGI from the coding sequence ATGACGATCCAGCAAGAGATTATTGCGAAGTTAGGCGTAAAGCCGACAATCGACGTGGATCAGGAAATCGAACGTCGAGTTAACTTTCTGAAAGATTACGTCAAGCAAGCGGGAGCGACGGGGTTGCTGATAGCGATCAGCGGCGGCGTGGATAGCGCGGTGGCCGTAGGTCTGTGTAAACGCGCAACGGACGAGCTCTCTCGGGAAACGGGCAAAGAGTACATGACGCTCGGCGTATTCCAGCCTTACGGGGAGCAAGAGGACATCCACCACAGCTACGAGGTGGCCGAAGCCTTCAACCTGAAGCATAAGGTAGAGACGAACATCGAGGAAGCCGTGGACGAAATCGCGCTCGAAACCGAATATGCGTTTAAAGCTCTCGAAATTCATCGCCATATTAGCCGTGGAGGCAAAGGGAACGTGAAAGCGCGCACCCGTATGGTCGTCCAGTATGCTCTAGCCTTCGATTTGAATTTGCTTGTCGTGGGAACGGATCATGCTTCGGAAGCGCTAACGGGTTTCTTCACGAAGTGGGGAGACGGCGCCGTGGATATTACGCCTCTCAGCAGCTTGAATAAACGTCAAGTGCGCGAATTAGCCAGACGGTTGGGAGTGCCCGCCAGCGTCGTAGACAAAGCGCCGACCGCCGGTCTATGGCAAGGGCAGACGGATGAGGATGAGCTCGGGGTGACATACGAGGATAACAGCTCGTACCTGGAAGGCAAGGAAATCGATCCCAAAGCCCGCGAAATCCTCGAGAAGCATTACTTGCGCACGCAACATAAACGGCAGCATATTCCGGGAATTTAA
- the mutY gene encoding A/G-specific adenine glycosylase, with translation MELLKWYQKEQRDLPWRRSRDPYHIWVSEIMLQQTRVDTVIPYFNRFVDRFPSLQELAAAPEDEVLKHWEGLGYYSRARNLQTAVREVVEKYGSQVPSGKKEISGLKGVGPYTAGAILSIAYNQPEPAVDGNVMRVLSRYFCLEDDIARPSTRISMEGLAQELIPAGEAADFNQALMELGAMVCTPKSPTCSECPVTAMCLGRQQGREKELPLKTKAKKARPVFRFAALVEGTGANAGKVLVRQRPDTGLLAKMWELPHIEVADADEWEIMSTGKAKLEEAALEDGVRLRVTEQVVGEAQHIFTHLVWNIRVLAATATEETYVADRTSYAWVGPEQFESYVWPNVFRKLLTEYFIHAINE, from the coding sequence ATGGAATTGCTTAAGTGGTATCAGAAGGAGCAGCGCGACTTGCCTTGGCGGAGAAGCCGGGACCCTTATCACATATGGGTATCGGAAATCATGCTTCAGCAAACCCGCGTAGACACGGTTATTCCTTACTTCAATCGGTTCGTGGATCGGTTTCCCTCGCTCCAAGAATTAGCGGCGGCGCCGGAGGACGAGGTGCTTAAGCACTGGGAAGGGCTTGGTTATTATTCCAGGGCGCGCAACCTTCAGACGGCCGTCCGCGAAGTCGTCGAGAAGTACGGAAGTCAGGTGCCTTCCGGCAAGAAGGAAATTTCCGGGCTGAAAGGGGTAGGTCCCTATACGGCGGGAGCGATACTCAGCATCGCCTACAATCAGCCTGAGCCTGCGGTGGACGGCAACGTCATGCGCGTGCTGTCCAGGTATTTCTGCTTAGAGGACGACATTGCGCGTCCGTCCACGAGAATAAGCATGGAAGGGCTCGCGCAAGAGCTTATTCCCGCGGGAGAAGCGGCGGACTTTAATCAAGCGTTAATGGAGCTCGGAGCGATGGTGTGTACGCCGAAATCTCCAACGTGCTCCGAGTGCCCGGTTACGGCTATGTGTCTGGGTCGGCAGCAGGGGCGGGAGAAGGAGCTTCCCCTGAAGACGAAGGCTAAGAAAGCAAGACCCGTTTTCCGATTTGCGGCATTGGTGGAGGGGACGGGAGCCAACGCCGGTAAAGTGTTGGTCAGGCAAAGACCGGATACCGGTTTATTGGCGAAAATGTGGGAGTTACCCCATATCGAAGTAGCGGATGCGGACGAATGGGAGATCATGTCGACGGGGAAGGCCAAGCTGGAGGAAGCCGCCCTGGAGGATGGAGTACGCCTCCGGGTAACGGAGCAGGTTGTCGGAGAAGCTCAGCATATTTTCACGCATCTTGTGTGGAATATCAGAGTGCTGGCGGCTACGGCAACGGAAGAGACGTACGTGGCGGATCGAACGTCGTACGCATGGGTCGGACCGGAACAGTTCGAAAGTTACGTATGGCCTAACGTGTTCAGGAAATTATTAACGGAATACTTTATTCATGCCATAAATGAATAA
- a CDS encoding helix-turn-helix domain-containing protein yields the protein MTTNYLTIMMKHFEHMNIEVAAAAATVLDSVSLKEREDTYDCHRFLYVKEGEGKLIAQDREIPLAKGTLCILLSGMPHRIVLEPDRTITFQWCHFRSSYEDRDLYRTLQIPIYLHLGDEHQSESSALFERLFEEIARDGLTSRLKIKATMLELISIYLDNLSLNDNGAPTEEMQKIDLVLKYIDDHLADNITIENLAKQVYLHPNYFIVFFKGILGSSPIQYVNLRRMEIAKGLLLQPDCNVSSVASKVGMQIYYFSRMFKAHTGLTPSRYRKQAASVSNVQATRGEDH from the coding sequence ATGACGACGAATTACTTAACTATCATGATGAAACATTTCGAGCACATGAATATAGAGGTTGCCGCCGCGGCGGCAACGGTACTGGATTCCGTTTCGCTCAAAGAGCGGGAAGATACTTACGATTGCCACAGATTCCTTTACGTTAAAGAAGGCGAGGGCAAGCTGATCGCTCAAGACAGAGAGATTCCGCTAGCCAAAGGGACATTATGCATTTTATTATCGGGAATGCCGCATCGGATCGTTCTGGAGCCGGATCGGACGATCACGTTTCAATGGTGTCATTTCCGCAGCAGCTATGAGGATCGCGATTTGTACCGTACGCTTCAGATTCCGATTTATCTTCATTTAGGGGACGAGCATCAAAGCGAATCTTCCGCATTATTCGAGCGCTTGTTCGAAGAGATAGCGCGGGACGGGCTGACTTCAAGACTCAAGATTAAAGCGACCATGTTAGAACTGATCAGCATTTATTTGGACAATCTATCCCTTAACGACAATGGCGCGCCGACGGAAGAGATGCAGAAAATCGACCTGGTGCTGAAATATATCGATGATCACTTGGCTGACAATATTACGATAGAGAACTTAGCGAAACAAGTCTATTTGCACCCGAATTATTTTATCGTATTTTTCAAAGGGATATTAGGTTCTTCGCCTATTCAGTATGTTAATCTTCGCCGGATGGAAATCGCGAAGGGACTGCTTCTTCAGCCCGATTGCAACGTGTCCTCGGTGGCGAGCAAGGTCGGGATGCAAATCTACTATTTCTCCAGGATGTTCAAGGCACATACGGGTTTGACCCCCAGCAGATATCGTAAACAAGCGGCATCGGTATCGAATGTTCAGGCAACCAGAGGAGAGGATCATTGA
- the acpS gene encoding holo-ACP synthase has product MIVGIGLDVVELARMDRLLAGPGSRKFVDRVLTSRESEGWGSLQPRRALEYISGRFAAKEAVVKAIGCGIGTLVGFKDIEVLPDKWGKPVCSLSVASIERLGWAEESYRIHIAITHERSLAAATAIIEK; this is encoded by the coding sequence ATGATCGTCGGTATCGGATTGGACGTTGTCGAGCTTGCGCGGATGGATAGACTGCTCGCGGGACCGGGCAGCCGGAAGTTCGTCGATCGGGTGCTTACCTCCCGGGAGAGCGAAGGCTGGGGTTCATTGCAGCCGCGTCGCGCGTTAGAGTATATCAGCGGCAGATTCGCGGCCAAGGAAGCCGTCGTGAAGGCGATCGGTTGCGGAATCGGAACCTTGGTCGGATTTAAGGATATCGAAGTGCTTCCGGACAAATGGGGAAAGCCCGTTTGCTCCCTATCCGTGGCGTCGATCGAGCGGCTCGGCTGGGCGGAAGAATCTTATCGGATACATATCGCGATAACCCATGAACGTTCTCTCGCGGCCGCTACGGCGATAATCGAAAAGTAA